The genomic segment GCCAGCCGGGCAGGTCGATGAACCGCACCTGCGCGCCCGCGGCCCGGCCCTCGGTGAGCGCGATCCACTCGGGGGAGTAGTCGCAGAACGGCGCCCACGACAGCCGGGTGCGGGCGGCGTCGCGCACGTAGCTGAAGATCGCGAGCGGCGGCGTGTGCGCGAGCAGCAGCTCACCGATGCGGCCGGTGAAGTCGGCCGGTCCCTCGACCAGCACGTGCGCGGGCCGGTGCGCGGCGATCGTCTCGCGCACCAGCCGAGCGCACGCCGGGCTGTGGTGACGGACCCCGACTATGTGGACGTCGCCCATGGGTACCGGTGCCGTCATCAGCCCGGCAGCCGCAGCCGCGCGCCGTGCAGTTCCGCCCACGCGGGCGAACCCTTGCGCCGGGCGGCGTCGTGTTCGAGGTAGCGGCGCAGCTTCGCGAGGTCGTCCGGGCTGTCCTTCGCGGCCGTCCCGGCGAGGCACTCGACGACGTCCTCGCCCGTGCCCGCCTCACCGCGCAGGTACCAGCCCCGCAGGCCGACGGCGTGCGCCACCGACACCGCCTCCGCCGTGCTGAGCACCGTGGACAACCGTTCCCCGCCACGGCCCCCGGTGCCCGCACGCAGCTCCCGGAACGTGGTGACCAGCACCTCGAGGACGTCGCGGCGTTGCGCCACCGGCACCCCGGAGCGGCGCAGGAGCTCCGCCGACTCGGTCTCCACCAGCGCCAGTTCGGTGTCCAGGTCGGGGATCGGGAACACGGTCTCGAAGTTGAACCGGCGCTTGAGCGCCGCGCTCATCTCGTTGACCCCGCGGTCGCGGGTGTTGGCGGTGGCGATCACGTTGAACCCGTCGGTGGCGAACACCATCGCGTCCGGCCCGCTCAGCTCGGGGATCGCCAGCACCCGGTCGGACAGCGGGGAGAGCAGCGAATCCTGCACCTCCAGCGGGCAGCGCGTGATCTCCTCGAACCGGACGACCTTGCCCTCGGCCATGCCGCGCAGCAGCGGCGCGGGGACCAGCGACCGCGTCGACGGGCCCTCCGCGACGAGCATCGCGTAGTTCCACGAGTAGCGGATCTGGTCCTCGGTGGTGGCCGCGCCGCCCTGGATGGTCAGGGTGGACACGCCGCTCACCGCGGTCGCGATCAGCTCCGACAGCAACGACTTCGCCGTGCCGGGCTCACCGACCAGCAGCAGCCCGCGGCTGGTGGCGAGGGTGACCAGCGCACGGTCCACAAGGGACGGATCACCGACGAACTTGTTGCGCACCCCCAGTTTCGCGTCCCCCACCACGAACCGGCGGGCCGCGTCGAGGCTCAGCGCCCACCCCGGCGGGCGGGGCGCGGTGTCCTGTTCCCGCAGGCGGGTCAGCTCGTCGGCGAACCGGACCTCGGCGGGTGGCCGCTGCATTTCCTGCTGCGTGGTCACTGGGCGCTCACCAGCTCGGTCAGGTCGGCCAGCAGTTCGCTCGCCGAAACCGCGTCGATGGTGCCGAACGGCGTGTCCTCCCGCGGCCACCAGCCGTCGTGGTGGGTCGACAGGAACACCCGCCGGATCTCCTGGGTCTCACCGAGCATGGTGGGATCGCCCGCGACGATGCCCTCCTCCAGCTCGATGACCCCGAACCAGCCGCCCGTGAGCGGCTTGACCACACCGGCTTCGACGCCGCCGTCCTGCGGCGCGGTCCGCTCCCAGCCGCGTTTGGTGAGCCCGAGGACCCGGCTCACGCTGACCTTGGCCTTGTCGAACCGCGTGAGGGTGAGCGCGGCGCGTTCCTCCTCGGTCAGCGCCAGCACCTGCCTGCCGAGCTGCGGGAACGGTTGCAGGATTTCGTAGTCGGCGAACACCTCCGACCACGCGGCGAGCGCGTCACCGAGGTGCAGCGGGTGCGCGACGCCGACGGTCGTCCGCGCGGGCGGGGTGAAGGTCTCGTCCTCGGCGTCGGCGAGCGTGCTGTCCTCGGCCAGCCGGAACGCGCCGACCAGGGCGTCGCGCTCGTCGTAGACACCCCACACGAGCCTGCGCACGACGTGCCGGAGGAGCGGGTGCCCGGCGAAGTAGCGGGCGAAGTCCTCGTGGCTCCATCGGCGCCCGTTGACCATGGCCCGCTCCAGGCGCAGGATCTGATCGCTCGCCAAGGTGCGGACGTCCTTCTTCAACCCGGAGAACCGCTGGTAGGCGGCGGTCGCGAGATCCTGGTCGTCCTTCGCGCCGGGCTTGGGCAGCGACTTGCGGCGGGTGCCGTCCTCGTCGGAGACGGTGGGGCGCAGCGCTTCGTCGAAGCCGACGACGAACTTGCGCGGCCCGTAGTCCAGGACGAGCGTGCCGTCGTCGGCGAGCCCGAGGTCGGGCACCAGCCGGTCCGCCAGCTGTTCGGCGGTGAGGCCGAGCTTGGCCGCCACCAGTTCGATCTTCTCCCTGGCGCGCTGTTTGAGCCCGGAGAACTTGACCTTCTGCGCGATGCCGTTGAGGTGCATCAGCGCGACGTCGGTGCCGATCTCGGCCAGCACGTCCAGCCCGGTGACGGCGCGGGTGTGCCCGCCCTCGCCCGGCCAGGTACGGATGACCGGCGAGAGCCGCCGCACGGTCTCGTCGTCGCCGATGGCGGCCAGCGCGGTCAGCGCCCAGCCGTCCTTGGGCGGCAGGCCCGCCTTGCGCCACGCCTCGAACACCGCCCACCCGAACTCGGCGAGCGAGCCAGGGTCGCACGCCTCGGCGACCTGCGTGACGCCGCCGTAGGGCTCGTCGGGGGTGCCGAGCGCCAACATGGTCACCAGGTCGGCGGTCGAGGCCGTGGGCAGCGCGACCTCCGCGTCCCGCAGGCGGATCTGCGGCAGCCCGGCGGGGTCGGCCCACGCGCCCGGCACCGGCAGCTTCTTCGGCAGCAGCTCCAGTGGATCGGTGGCGAGGACCGCCGCCACGCCGTCGCCCGCCTCGGCCCCGGCCAGCCGCGTCGTCTCGGCGACCACGGCGTCGGTGCCCTCGTGCGCGGCGAGCGTGCGGAGCGTGGCCTCCGCCGCGTCCCGCGCCTTGCCAGGGCGGCCGAGCGCGGCGGGCAGCAGGTAGGGCAGCGTCGCCAGGCCGTGCCGCAGCAGCCACGCCCGCACCACCGGCCGGACCGTCTTGCGGCGTGCCATCGCCGTGGCCATGAGGGCGGCGACCTCGGTGTCCAGCACGGGCAGCAGCGCCTTGAAGTCGTCATGCCCGTTGTTCGTGGCGACCACTTGGGTGACCGCCGGGACCGCGGCGGTGTCGAACCGGGCCAGCAGGGCCGGACCCGACACGTCGATGTTGTAGACCCGCCTCGGCCGCCAGGCCGTGAGCGCGGGCCGTGCCAGCTCCTCCGGGGCGTGCAGCAGCACCGAGGGCATCACCCAGTCGCTGACCCGGCGCTTCTCCAGCTCCGCGGCCCAGTCGATGCCGGGGCGGGCGTAGCTGCTGGCGTGGGTCCGCCTGCCCTGTTCGAGGGCCTGCTCCCGCTCCCCGTCCGCCCACACCACGCGCGTCGGCGCGTCGACGGACAGCTCGGCCAGGACCACCCGGGACGTGGTGCGGCGCGGGCGGGTCCACGGCGGGCTGGCCAGCACCGGCGGCAGCAGGTCGGCGGGTGCGTCGGGCAGCCGGACGACACCCTCCTGGGTGGCGAGCGCGGCTTCCCTGGCCGCCTCCGGCAGCGTCGGCACCACGTCGGTGAGCAGCTCGTGGCGCGCCACCAGGTGGGCCCGCAGCAACTCGGCGGCCACTTCGCCGCCCTCGGCGGCGGCCTCGGCCAGCAGCCGGGTGGCGCGAACCGGGTAGCGCTGCACGGCCTCCTGCAGCGCGGCGCGGAACGGGGCCTTGTCCGCGTTGGCGACCAGGCCGCGGAACGCGTCGTCGGTCGGCATCGCGACGATCGCCGTGAGCAGCCGCTTGAGCAGGTCGTTGTCGGCTCTCACGGTCCACCGCACGAGCAGCGGCGCGGCCGCGGGGCCGATCGTGCGCACGACCGTCGGCAGCACCCTGGACTGGCGTTGGACCCCGTAGCCGCTGCCGATCGCCTCGAGCTGCTCCGCGCTGTGCACGGCACACAGGTACAGCCACTCCGTGACGTGGTCGAGGTCGTCGGCCTCGGCGGGCAGCACGTCCACCCACGCCCGCTCGGTGGGCGCCAGGAACGCGGCGACCAGCCGGGTGGTGGGAGTCTTCCGGAAGCCGCCGAGCACCTCGACGACCCGCGCGTACTCGTCGTCGTCCGCCGCCGCGATCGCCGTGCGGACCTCCGCGAACACGTCTGGGCCCGCCCAGCGCCACGGCACGGGCTCGCCATCGGCCAGGTGGCGCAGCATGGTCACCGACCGCCGCTTGTCGAGGCCGTAGGGGGTGAGCGTGGGCAACCGCATCGCCGCTTCGGCCGCGAACAACAGCCCGTGCTCGGCGAGCCAGGACTGCCCGAACCGGCCGACGTCGTCCCGGTCGTAGTAGGTCGCGGAGGCGCTGAGGACGGTGAGCACCGCCGCGGCGCCCAGCGGATCCGGGTTGCCGCCGAGGTGTGCGTGCGCGGCGGCGACGACCAGCTCGTCGCTGCCCGGCGCGTCGAGCAGTCCGTCGACCTTGGACCGGTGCCTGGCCAGCAGCCGGTCAGCCACCTCGCGCGCGTCGGGGGAGGGGCGGTAGCGGGGCTTGCCCTGGTCGCGGCGGGGGTAGGCCAGCCGCACCACGCCCGGTGGCGGGTCGAAGGTGTCCTCGTCGACCGCGGTCGCCGCGGGCTTGCCGGCGGCCGCACCCTGAACGGCTGGTGCCTGGGCGGCCGGTGTCTCGGTGGCTGATGGCTGGGTAGTCGGTGCCTGGGTGGGCGACTCTTCGGCGGCCGGGGCGGGGGTCGTGGTCGCCGTGCCCGTGTCGGTGTAGCCCTTCTTGGTCTTCTCGTCGGCCTGCTTCGCGAGGAAGGCGGCCGCGTCCTGCGCCGAGCCGAACTCCTTGCGCTTGGACTGCCCGGCGGTCCCGATGCGGCCCCACGTCACGACCACGTCGGTGCCCTGCACCACCCCCTCCCAGAACTTCGCCGAGCCACCACCGATGTACTCAAGACGCCGCACGTTCCACTCTTTCCTGCCCGTACTTCTCCGACCGTGTGCACAAGCTAGCCGGGCACACCGACAGTCCGGAGTGGATTGCGCAGATTGAGCTTCAGTCGATCAGCACCGGGAGCGCGGGAATGGTGTTCAACAGCAAACCCGGCGGGCGAGCGGGTTCTTCGTCCGGCCGCGCGAGCCGGAGCCGCGGGAAACGCGCCAGGAGGGCCTCCAGCGCGATCCGGGCTTCCAGCCGGGCCAGGGGCGCGCCGAGGCAGTGGTGGATCCCGTGCCCGAAGGCGACATGGGGCGAGCCGGACCGGGTGATGTCGAATTCGTCCGGCTCGGCGTAGCGGCGGGGATCGCGGTTCGCCGCCAGTAGTGCGGGAACGATGACCTCTCCCGCCGGGATCGTCACCCCGGCCACTTCGACCGGTTCCGCGGTGATCGCGGGAACCGGCGCCTGGCCGGGTCCGTCGAAGCGCAGTATTTCCTCGACCGCGTCGGCGATGCGTTCCGGCTGGGAGCGCAGCAGGCCGAGCTGACGGGGATGGGTGAGCAGCGTGTGGACCCCGATGGTGAGCAGGCTGACGGTGGTCTCGTGGCCGGCGGTGAGGAGCAGCACGATCGTCGAGGTGATTTCGTCGTCGGTCAGGCGGTCGTCACCGTCCTGGGCCAGCACGAGACCGGAGAGGAGATCGTCGGCGGGTGCCGCCCGCTTTTCCTCGACCAGTTCCCGGATGCACTGGACCATCGCGGAAGCAGCCGCGATGTACTCCTCGGCGGGATGGACCGTGCCGTTGATGAGCACCCCGGACCACTGCCGGAAGGCGTGGCGGCGATCGTCGGGTACGCCCACCAGTTCGCAGATCACCGTCATCGGCAACGGATAGCCGAAGAGGGACACCAAGTCGGCCGGCTGCCCACCGGCACCCGCGCGAGCCAGGTCGTCCAGCAGCTCCGCGGTGAGTTCACGGATGCGCGGGGCGAGTTCGTCGATGCGCCGCCGGGTGAACGCCGCGGACACCAGTTTGCGGAGGCGGGTGTGGTCGGGCGGGTTCCGCAACAGCATGTTGTGGTTCATCGCCGCGTCGAGCTCGGCGGGCAGCCGATCGCTGTGCGGTGCCGGAGCCGGCGGCTTGACCACGGTGGGGTCGGCCATCAGCGCCCGGACCTCGTCGTGCCCGGTGACGAGCCACACCGGGACCCCGGTGAACAACGTCGTCCGGTGCAGCGGACCGCGGGCAGCCAGTTCGGCCAGTGCGGCATGGCGCGCGGACCCGGTGAGTTCCGTGAACGGCGACGCATCCGCGCTCATCGACAAGATCCCGGCACGGTGAACCCCCTGTGACGCCTCATCCCCGGTGCGGGGAGGCTGCGGCCAGTGTACTGATTTCCGGGATGGTCATTCCGGATTCAGCCGCAGGTCGGCCACGAGCTGGACCCACGCCGCGTGATAAAGCCCGGCACCGCTTCCTCCTGCCGGAGTGCCTTGCCGCAGAGCACGCT from the Amycolatopsis magusensis genome contains:
- a CDS encoding ATP-binding protein produces the protein MTTQQEMQRPPAEVRFADELTRLREQDTAPRPPGWALSLDAARRFVVGDAKLGVRNKFVGDPSLVDRALVTLATSRGLLLVGEPGTAKSLLSELIATAVSGVSTLTIQGGAATTEDQIRYSWNYAMLVAEGPSTRSLVPAPLLRGMAEGKVVRFEEITRCPLEVQDSLLSPLSDRVLAIPELSGPDAMVFATDGFNVIATANTRDRGVNEMSAALKRRFNFETVFPIPDLDTELALVETESAELLRRSGVPVAQRRDVLEVLVTTFRELRAGTGGRGGERLSTVLSTAEAVSVAHAVGLRGWYLRGEAGTGEDVVECLAGTAAKDSPDDLAKLRRYLEHDAARRKGSPAWAELHGARLRLPG
- a CDS encoding DUF4132 domain-containing protein yields the protein MRRLEYIGGGSAKFWEGVVQGTDVVVTWGRIGTAGQSKRKEFGSAQDAAAFLAKQADEKTKKGYTDTGTATTTPAPAAEESPTQAPTTQPSATETPAAQAPAVQGAAAGKPAATAVDEDTFDPPPGVVRLAYPRRDQGKPRYRPSPDAREVADRLLARHRSKVDGLLDAPGSDELVVAAAHAHLGGNPDPLGAAAVLTVLSASATYYDRDDVGRFGQSWLAEHGLLFAAEAAMRLPTLTPYGLDKRRSVTMLRHLADGEPVPWRWAGPDVFAEVRTAIAAADDDEYARVVEVLGGFRKTPTTRLVAAFLAPTERAWVDVLPAEADDLDHVTEWLYLCAVHSAEQLEAIGSGYGVQRQSRVLPTVVRTIGPAAAPLLVRWTVRADNDLLKRLLTAIVAMPTDDAFRGLVANADKAPFRAALQEAVQRYPVRATRLLAEAAAEGGEVAAELLRAHLVARHELLTDVVPTLPEAAREAALATQEGVVRLPDAPADLLPPVLASPPWTRPRRTTSRVVLAELSVDAPTRVVWADGEREQALEQGRRTHASSYARPGIDWAAELEKRRVSDWVMPSVLLHAPEELARPALTAWRPRRVYNIDVSGPALLARFDTAAVPAVTQVVATNNGHDDFKALLPVLDTEVAALMATAMARRKTVRPVVRAWLLRHGLATLPYLLPAALGRPGKARDAAEATLRTLAAHEGTDAVVAETTRLAGAEAGDGVAAVLATDPLELLPKKLPVPGAWADPAGLPQIRLRDAEVALPTASTADLVTMLALGTPDEPYGGVTQVAEACDPGSLAEFGWAVFEAWRKAGLPPKDGWALTALAAIGDDETVRRLSPVIRTWPGEGGHTRAVTGLDVLAEIGTDVALMHLNGIAQKVKFSGLKQRAREKIELVAAKLGLTAEQLADRLVPDLGLADDGTLVLDYGPRKFVVGFDEALRPTVSDEDGTRRKSLPKPGAKDDQDLATAAYQRFSGLKKDVRTLASDQILRLERAMVNGRRWSHEDFARYFAGHPLLRHVVRRLVWGVYDERDALVGAFRLAEDSTLADAEDETFTPPARTTVGVAHPLHLGDALAAWSEVFADYEILQPFPQLGRQVLALTEEERAALTLTRFDKAKVSVSRVLGLTKRGWERTAPQDGGVEAGVVKPLTGGWFGVIELEEGIVAGDPTMLGETQEIRRVFLSTHHDGWWPREDTPFGTIDAVSASELLADLTELVSAQ
- a CDS encoding cytochrome P450 family protein, with product MSADASPFTELTGSARHAALAELAARGPLHRTTLFTGVPVWLVTGHDEVRALMADPTVVKPPAPAPHSDRLPAELDAAMNHNMLLRNPPDHTRLRKLVSAAFTRRRIDELAPRIRELTAELLDDLARAGAGGQPADLVSLFGYPLPMTVICELVGVPDDRRHAFRQWSGVLINGTVHPAEEYIAAASAMVQCIRELVEEKRAAPADDLLSGLVLAQDGDDRLTDDEITSTIVLLLTAGHETTVSLLTIGVHTLLTHPRQLGLLRSQPERIADAVEEILRFDGPGQAPVPAITAEPVEVAGVTIPAGEVIVPALLAANRDPRRYAEPDEFDITRSGSPHVAFGHGIHHCLGAPLARLEARIALEALLARFPRLRLARPDEEPARPPGLLLNTIPALPVLID